The Procambarus clarkii isolate CNS0578487 chromosome 42, FALCON_Pclarkii_2.0, whole genome shotgun sequence nucleotide sequence ctggtatgtgtcctctggtatcacctgctgctggtatgtgtcctcttgtaccatctGCTGCTGGAATTTATCTTCTTGTTCCacttgctgctggtatgtgtcctcttttaacccttgctgctggtatgtgtactcttgtatcacctgctgctggtatgtgtattCTTGTACCATCTGTTGtttgtatgtgtcctcttgtaccacctgttGCTTGTATATGTAGTCTTGTACCACCTGttgttggtatgtgtcctcttgtacctcctgttgctggtatgtgtcctcttgatcCATCTGTTGTTGGTATATGTCCTCTTGCACCACGTGATGCTGATATGTGTACTCTTTGCAacctgttgctggtatgtgtcctcttgtaccacctgctgctggtatgtgtcctcttacaccacctgctgctggtatgtgtcctcttgtaccacctgctgctagTATGTGTcatcttacaccacctgctgttggtatgtgtcctcttgtacgacctgctgctggtatgtgtcctcttgtaccacctgctgctgatatAAGTAGTCTTACACCACCTGTTTCTGGTATGTGTCCACTTACAACACCAGCTGCTAGTATGTGTCGTCTTGAATCATCTGTTGctagtatgtgtcctcttgtaccaccttcTGCTGATATAAGTAGTCTTACACCACCTGTTTCTGGTATGTGTCcacttacaccaccagctgctggtatgtgtcctcttgaaccatctgttgctggtatgtgtcctcttgtacaacgtgctgctggtatgtgtcctcttgtaccacctgctgctggtatgtgtcctcttacacctcctgctggtggtatgtgtcctcttgtaccaatcTGCTGCATGAATATGTACTCTTATACCACCTGCTGTTagcatgtgtcctcttgtaccacgtgctgctggtatgtgtactcttttgccacctgttgctggtatgtATCCTCTTGTACCACGTGctactggtatgtgtcctcttgtaccacctgcttctggtatgtgtactcttttgccacctgttgctggtatgtgtcctcttgttccaCTTGCTGCTGCTATGTGACCTCTTGAACCATCTGTTGCTGGTTTGtatcctcttgtaccacctgctgctggtatgtgtactcttgtaccatctgctgctggtatgtgtcctcttgtaccacatgctgctggtatgtgtactcttgtaccatctgctgctggtatgtgtcttcTTGTTCCACTTGCTGCTGCTATGTGAACTCTTGAACCATCTGTTGCTGGTCTGtatcctcttgtaccacctgctgctggtatgagtactcttgtaccatctgctgctggtatgtgtgctgtaccacctgctgctggtatgtgtcctcttgtaccacctgctgctggtatctgTCCTCTTGTTCCACCTGctgttggtatgtgtcctcttgtattaCCTGCTGCTGGAATATGTCCTCTTGTTCCACCTGctgttggtatgtgtcctcttgtaccacctgctgctgttatgtgtcctcttgtatcacctgctgctggtatgtgtcctcttacacctcctgctggtggtatgtgtcctcttgtaccaatcTGCTGCAGGAATATGTACTCTTATACCACCTGTTGTTagcatgtgtcctcttgtaccacctgctgctggtatgtgtcctcttacacctcctgctggtggtatgtgtcctcttgtaccaatcTGCTGCAGGAATATGTACTCTTATACCACCTGCTGTTagcatgtgtcctcttgtaccacgtgCTACTGGTATGtttcctcttgtaccacctgctgctggtatgtgtcctcgttcaccaactgctgctggtatgtgtcctcttacaccacctacTGCTGGTATGTGTCTTCTTAcagcacctgctgctggtatgtgtcgtcTTGAACCATCTGGTGCAAGTATGTGTTTTCTTTTACCACCTGCtggtggtatgtgtcctctttcaCTACCTGTTGCTAGTATCTGTTCTCTTGAAccatctgttgctggtatgtgtcctcttataccacctgctgctggtgtgagtcctcttgtaccacttgctgctggtatgtgtcctcttgaaccatcagttgctggtatgtgtcctcttctaccacctgctgctggtaagtGTACTCTTGTACCacttgctgctggtatgtgtcctcctacaccacctgctgttggtatgtgtcctcttgtaccacctgctgctggtatgtgtcctcttgtaccacttgctgctggtatgtgtcctcctgtaccacctgctgctggtatgtgtcctcttctaccacctgctgctggtaagtGTACTCTTGTACcatctgctgctggtatgtgtcctcttgaaccatctgtttctggtatgtgtcctcttgtaccacctgctgctagTATGTGTCCTcctgtaccacctgctgctggtatgtgtactcTTCTACCATCTGCTGCTGGAATGTGTCCTCTTCTTCCACCTGttgttggtatgtgtcctcttgtaccatgtGCTGCTGTTAAATGTCCTCTTGTTCCACATGttgttggtatgtgtcctcttgaaccacctactgctggtatgtgtccttttacactacctgttgctggtatgtgtcgtgttgaaccatctgttgctggtatgtgtcctcttgtaccacctgctggtatGTGTACTCTTGTTCCATCTGCTGCTGTTATGTGTCCTCTGGgttcacctgctgctggtatgtgtcctcttgtaccatctGCTGCTGGAATTTGTCTTCTTGTTCCacttgctgctggtatgtgtcctcttttaacacctgctgctggtatgtgtactcttgtatcacctgctgctggtatgtgtattCTTGTACCACCTGTTGTTTGTATGTGTcctctttaaccatctgttgcttgtatatgtagtcttgtaccacctgctgttggtatgtgtcctcttgtacctcctgttgctggtatgtgtcctcttgatcCATCTGTTGTTGGTATATGTCCTCTTGCACCACGTGATGCTGATATGTGTACTCTTTGCAacctgttgctggtatgtgtcctcttgtaccacctgctgctggtatgtgtcctcttacaccacctgctgctggtatgtgtcctcttgtaccacctgctgctagTATGTGTcatcttacaccacctgctgctggtatgtgtcctcttgtacgacctgctgctggtatgtgtcctcttgtaccacctgctgctgatatAAGTAGTCTTACACCACCTGTTTCTGGTATGTGTCCACTTACACCACCAGCAGCTAGTATGTGTCGTCTTGAATCATCTGTTGctagtatgtgtcctcttgtaccacctgctgctgatatAAGCAGTCTTACACCACCTGTTTCTGGTATGTGTCcacttacaccaccagctgctggtatgtgtcctcttgaaccatctgttgctggtatgtGTTCTCTTGTACAacgtgctgctggtatgtgtcctcttgtaccacctgctgctggtatgtgtcctcttacacctcctgctggtggtatgtgtcctcttgtaccaatcTGCTGCAGGAATATGTACTCTTATACCACCTGCTGTTagcatgtgtcctcttgtaccacgtgcggctggtatgtgtactcttttgccacctgttgctggtatgtgtcctcttgtaccacgtgctactggtatgtgtcctcttgtaccacctgctgctggtatgtgtcctcgttcaccaactgctgctggtatgtgtcctcttgtaccacctgctgctggtatgtgtcctcttgtaccacctgttGCTAATATGTGACCTcatgtaccacctgctgctggtatgtgtcctctagtAAAACATGCTGTTGTTATGTCTCCTCATACACCACCTGGTACTGGTATGtatcctcttacaccacctgctgttggtgtgtgtcCTCTAGTAAAACATGCTGTTGGTATGTGCCCTCGTACACCTCCTgcagctggtatgtgtcctcttgtaccactcgTTGCTGGTATGTGTCGTCTTATACCACTTGCTGTTGGTATGTGTCCTTTtgaaccacctgctgctggtatgtgtcctcttacaccacctgctgctggcatgtgtcctcttacaccacctgatGCTGATATGTCTCGTCTTGCACCACTTGCTGCtgctatgtgtcctcttgtaccacctgctgctggtatgtttcCTCTTTCACCACCTGCtggtggtatgtgtcctcttgtaccaatcTGCTGCAGGAATATGTACTCTTATACCACCTGCTGTTagcatgtgtcctcttgtaccacatgctgctggtatgtgtcctcttgtaccacatgctgctggtatgtgtactcttgtaccatctgctgctggtatgtgtcctcttgtaccacatgctgctggtatgtgtactcttgtaccatctgctgctggtatgtgtcctcttgttccaCTTGCTGCTGCTATGTGACCTCTTGAACCATCTGTTGCTGGTTTGtatcctcttgtaccacctgctgctggtatgagtactcttgtaccatctgctgctggtatgtgtcctcctgtaccacctgttgctggtatgtgtcctcttgtattaCCTGCTGCTGGAATCTGTCCTCTTGTTCCACCTGctgttggtatgtgtcctcttgtaccacttgCTGCtgttatgtgtcctcttgtatcacctgctgctggtatgtgtcctcttacacctcCTGCTAGTGGTATGTGCCCTCTTGTACCAATCTGCTGCAGGAATATGTACTCTTATACCACCTGCTGTTagcatgtgtcctcttgtaccacctgctgctggtatgtgtcctcttacacctcctgctggtggtatgtgtcctcttgtaccaatcTGCTGCAGGAATATGTACTCTTATACCACCTGCTGTTagcatgtgtcctcttgtaccacgtgctgctggtatgtgtactcttttgccacctgttgctggtatgtgtcctcttgtaccacgtgCTACTGGTATGtttcctcttgtaccacctgctgctggtatgtgtcctcgttcaccaactgctgctggtatgtgtcctcttacaccacctacTGCTGGTATGTGTtttcttgtaccacctgctggtggtatgtgtcctctttcaCCACCTGTTGCTAGTATCTGTTCTCTTGAAccatctgttgctggtatgtgtcctcttgtaccacctgctgctggtgtgagtcctcttgaaccatctgttgctggtatgtgtcctcttgtaccacctgctgctggtatgtgtcctcttgtaccacttgctgctggtatgtgtcctcttgaacCATCTGTTGCTGGTACGTGTCCTCttctaccacctgctgctggtaagtGTACTCTTGTACcatctgctgctggtatgtgtcctcttgaacCATCTGTTTCTGGAATGTgccctcttgtaccacctgctgctagTATGTGTCCTcctgtaccacctgctgctggtatgtgtactcTTCTACCATCTGCTGCTGGAATGTGTCCTCTTCTTCCACCTGttgttggtatgtgtcctcttgtcccaTGTGCTGCTGTTATATGTCCTCTTGTTCCACCTGttgttggtatgtgtcctcttgaaccacctactgctggtatgtgtccttttacaccacctgttgctggtatgtgtcgtgttga carries:
- the LOC138373550 gene encoding uncharacterized protein DDB_G0285291-like, whose amino-acid sequence is MDQEDTYQQQEVQEDTYQQQVVQDYIYKQQVVQEDTYKQQMVQEYTYQQQVIQEYTYQQQGLKEDTYQQQVEQEDKFQQQMVQEDTYQQQVIPEDTYQQQIVQEYTYQQVVQEDTYQQQMVQHDTYQQQVV
- the LOC138373551 gene encoding nuclear transcription factor Y subunit beta-like; translated protein: MVQEDTYQQQMVQEYTYQQQVVEEDTYQQQVEDTYQQQVVQEYTYQQQVVEEDTYQQLMVQEDTYQQQVVQEDSHQQQVQVEQEDIFQQQVIQEDTYQQQVEQEDRYQQQVVQEDTYQQQVVQHTYQQQMVQEYSYQQQVVQEDTDQQQMVQEFT
- the LOC138373552 gene encoding putative uncharacterized protein FLJ45035, whose protein sequence is MCPLVPPAAGMCPLTPPAAGMCPLVPPAASMCHLTPPAAGMCPLVRPAAGMCPLVPPAADISSLTPPVSGMCPLTPPAASMCRLESSVASMCPLVPPAADISSLTPPVSGMCPLTPPAAGMCPLEPSVAGMCSLVQRAAGMCPLVPPAAAGMCPLVPLVAGMCRLIPLAVGMCPFEPPAAGMCPLTPPAAGMCPLTPPDADMSRLAPLAAAMCPLVPPAAGMFPLSPPAGGMCPLVPICCRNMYSYTTCC
- the LOC138373554 gene encoding antigen LPMC-61-like, with product MVQEDTYQQQMVQEYTYQQQVVEEDTYQQQMVQEDTYQQQVVQEDTYQQQVQVEQEDRFQQQVIQEDTYQQQVVQEDTYQQQMVQEYSYQQQVVQEDTNQQQMVQEVT